The sequence TTCAGACCGGCACCGACGACTATCTGACCAAGCCCTTTGACCTGCAGGAGCTGGTCATGCGCCTGCACGCCCTGTTGCGCCGCGCTGGAGGCCGGGCCACCGACCTGGTGGCCCTGGGCGACTGTCAGGTCAACGCCAGCACCGGCGATGTGCTGTGCGGCGGTGAGCGCGTGGAACTGTCGCGCCGCGAATGGGCGCTGCTGTCGGCCCTGCTGCAGTCCAAGGGTCGGGTGCTCAGCCTGGCCCAGCTGCATGACAGCCTGTATGGCTTCGATCTGGAAGTGGGCAGCAACACGGTGAACGTGCATGTGCACCACCTGCGCAAAAAGCTGGGCAGCGACATCATCGACACCGTGCGCGGCGTGGGCTTTCGCCTGGGTGCGCGCTACTGCGGCCCCAGCGCATGAGCCGCGGCACGGCCAAGAAAAGCCTGCGCCTGCGCCTGGTGCTGGGCCTGAGCCTGACGCTGTGCCTGCTGTGGGGCAGCATCGCGGCCTGGATGTTCGGCCATATGCAAAGTGAGCTGCGCAGCATGCTGGATGATCGCTTGATCGCTTCGTCCAAGACCGTGGCCAGCATCGTGCAGCAGTTCCAGCCCGCGCAGACCGAGGCCATCCACATGGCCAACCAGTCGGCCCTGACCTCGGTGATCGGCCGCGACGGCGTGGCCTGCGAGGTCAGCCTGGTGCGCAGCGAGGTGGAAATCCTGCCCCTGGCCAAGACCCACAACAGCCCCAACTTCACGCCCCTGACCCAGACCGGTTTTGGCCGCATTGAAAAAGGCGGCAAGATCTGGCGCACCTATGTGCTGGAAGAAAACGGCATACGCATTGCCATGGCCGACCGGCTGGACGTGCGCGAGCAGCTGATCCAGTCCTTTGTCTACACCCTGGTGCTGCCCTTTGTGCTGGCCTTGCTGGGCGGCCTGCTGCTGACCTGGTGGATTTGCACCCTGGGCCTGGAGCCGCTGCGCCGCCTGCAGGCCGAGCTGCGCCAGCGCCCGCCGCAAAACGCCACGCCCATACAGACGGGCCGAGACACCAAGGAGCTGGCCCCGCTGGTGGACAGTCTGAACCAGCTGCTGGGCCGCATGGATGCCGCCATCGAGCATGAACGCCGCTGGACTTCCGACGCCGCCCACGAGCTGCGCACCCCGCTGACGGCCATCAAAACCCATGTGCAGGTGGCCCAGCTGGTGCTGGAGCGCGGCCAGGCCTGCACCCAGCCGGCCCAGGCAGCCCAGGCCCTGACCCAGGCCAGCGAAGGCATAGACCATTTGCACGCCACCTTGGAGCAGTTGCTGCAACTCGCCCGGGTGGAAACCGCCGAGTCCGGTGCCGCCCCCGTCACCTGCGGCACTGGCATGGCTGAAGCCTTTGACCTGGCCTGCCGCCAGTCGCAGCAGCGCGCGGCCAAGTCCGGTCTGTCGGCCCAGCTGGACACGGTGGTGGGCAGCGCCATCACCCAAGGCAGCCCCTGGACATTGCCCGTGGCCCCCGCCCTGCTGACCTGCGCCATCACCAACCTGACCGACAACGCCCTGCGCCACCACCAGGGCCCAGCGCCGGTGCATGCCCTGCTGGACATAGAAGCCAGCACCGCAGCCAACGCTGACAGCGCTGCCGCCCCTGGCGACTGGGAGCTGGTCGTGCGCGTGCAGGATCGGGGCCCGGGCATGAGCGAGCAGGAATGTGCCCAGGCCTTGCAGCGCTTCTGGCGCAAGCACACCCATACCCCTGGCAGCGGTCTGGGCCTGACCATCGTGCAGCGCATTGCCGAGAGTGCGGGCGGAAGGCTGTTGCTGCGCCCCAGTCCACCGGGGCAGGCCACAGGTTTGGTGGTGGAGCTGCGCCTGCCGCTGCGACAAAACGCCGCTTGAGCGGCGGCGCCCCGGTCATGGAGCCCTGGCGTGGGCAGTCACCGCTTTGTGCATCGTGGATGCCGCGCAGCGCCATGGCTCACTGCCCGCCTTGACGCCAAGACAGGGCTACAAAGCGCTTCATGGCGGCACCAGGCGCTATCAAACTTACGAATCACGCACAAAAAAGCCAGCACCGTGGCGCTGGCTTTCGGGGTGACGGAGGCGCTTGCGCCCTGCTTTCAAACTCAGGGCAGCTTGCCGTCGCGCAGCAAGGCCTGGACCAGGGCCACCCAGTAGCGCATGCCCAGGGGCAGGTTGGCGTCGTTGAAGTCGTACTGGGGGTTGTGCAGCGAGGCACTATCCTCGCCATTGCCCAGCCAGATATAGACACCTGGGCAGGCCTGGGCCATGAAGGCGAAGTCTTCCGAAGCCATGCTGGGCTGCATGTCACGGCGTACCTGGCCTTGGCCCAGCACATCGTTCAGCACCTGGGCACAGACCTCAGCGTGCTGCGCATGGTTGATGGTGGCGGGGTAGCTGACGCGATAGTCCAGCTGCGCCTCCAGACCATGCAGGGCGCAGGTGGCGGCAATGGCGTCGCGCAGGCGCTGCTCGATGCGTGCGCGCTGGGCCATGTCAAAGCAGCGCACGGTGCCGCGCAGCTTGACCTGCTCGGGCAGCACGTTGTAGGTGTCGCCGGCATTGAAGCTGGTCACGCTCAGCACGGCGGGCTTGTGCACCTCCTGCTCGCGCGCAATCAGTGCGGGCAAATGGGTCACCAGCTGGCAGGCGGCCAGCAGCGTGTCCTTGCCCAGATGGGGCATGGCACCGTGACAGCCCTTGCCGGTCAGCGTCAGGTCAAAAATATCAAAAGCTGCCATCACCGCGCCGGCATGCACGGCCGCCGTGCCCACGGGCAGGCCGGGCCAGTTGTGCATGCTGTAGACGGCCTGCATGGGAAAGCGGGTGAACAGGCCGTCTTCGATCATGGCCCGCGCCCCACCCTCGTTCTCCTCGGCGGGCTGGAAGATGAAGTACACAGTGCCGGCAAAGTCCGGGCTCGCGGCCAGCGCCTTGGCCGCGCCCAGCAGCATGCTGGTGTGGCCGTCATGGCCGCAGGCATGCATGCGCCCGGCATGCTCGGAGGCATGTGCGCAGCCGCTGCGCTCCTGCACATGCAGGGCGTCCATATCAGCACGCAGGCCAATGCTGGGGCCATCGCCCCGCAGGCCCTGGAGTACTGCCACCACGCCGGTGCCGGCCAGGCCGGTATGCACCGCAAGGCCAAAGCTGCTCAGCAGCTCGGCCACGCGGGCACTGGTGCGAAATTCCTGGAAGGCGGTTTCAGGATGGCGGTGAAAGTCATGGCGCCAGGCTTGCAGCTCTTGCTGGCCCGGCCATTGGATGGTGTTCATGGCGCAGTCCTCAAGCCATCACAGCGTGTGCACAAAAGTCTGGGCGATCATGGTGGCGGCCAGAAACACGCCGGCGTTGGCCAGCAGCGACACCACCACAATGCGCCAGCCCAGGCGGCGGAAGGCCGGGATGTCCTTGGCCAGCGACAGGCCGGCAAAGGTCAGCATGGGCGTGATCATGGCCAGAAAGCTGACCTTGCCCGTCAGGGCTGCCACCTCGGCCGCATAAGGCGTGTGCGGAAAGGTCAGCGCCATGGCGATAAAGGAAATCCAGCACACGGCGGGCAGCTTGCGCTTGGTGCCCACATAGATCAGGTCACCCACCAGCACGGCCAGGATGATGATGAGCACACCGGGCAGCGCAGCAAGCATCGGCACGCCATAGCCAATGCGGTTGCCGATCAGCACCATGGCGCCCACCAGCAGCCAGGACGCCAGGCGCATGCCCAGGCCCAGCACCGGGGCGTGGACCACAGCCTCGGATGCATTGGGTACAGCGGCCGCCTTGGCGTCTTCCACCACCTGGGCCTTGCGCTTGCTGCCCAGGATGGGCTCCAGCACGCGGTAGGCGTAGACCGCCACCGGCAGCGAAATGAACAGCGTCAAATAGGTGCCCACGGTGGTGGCAATCAGATTGGCAGCCGCTGCAAACGTGGCCACCTGGTCGGCCATTTCGGGGTGCTGGGCCGCAATCGCGCCCACGGCGGCTGCCGTCATGCTGCCCGAGCCCACGCCGGCGCCCATGCCCAGGGCCAGCGGGTGGAAGATGTTCAGGCTGGAGACAAAGCCCGCCAGCAGCGAGATGAAGATGGCGCCCACCAGGGTGCCGGTGATGTATTCGGCCAGCACGCCACGGCCTTCGGGTGAATCCATGCCAAAGCGCTCGCCGATGATGGCCAGGCCGGGCTCACGGCCTATGGAAAACGTGGCGCCCACGGCCTCGCGCTTGATACCCAGCAGCAGCGCCACCGGCATGCCCAGCATGATGCAACCCACCAGATTGCCCAGCTCCTGCAGCACCAGGCCCCAGCCCACCTGGGCCAGCTGCGGCAGCGAACCGCCCACCAGCAGGCCCAGCTTGGCGATGAACAAAAACAGAGCCGACGACAAAATGGCCGCCGCCAGATGCTGGCTGTGCAGGCTGAGCCGCAGGGGCGCCGGCACGCGCTTGGCGCACAGGCCCAGCACCAGGCCAATCAGCAGCGCCCAGATCATGGGCAGCAACACCACCTTGCCCACGCCCAGGCTGATGGACAGCGGACCCAGCCATTCGGACAAGGCGGCAATCACCAGCGCCAGCGCAAAGATTTGCACCACGCTGCCCATGTTCATCGCTGCCTTGGAAGGCCGCATCGCTGTCGTCATCGGAGTCTTTCTCAGCGCCAGCGCACAAGGCCGCGACGCCGTGGATTGGAGGAAATGGCGGGGTCCAGCCAGCACCCCGGCCCACCTATACGGGCGCCGAATATAGCAATGCACTTATTGCATGCAATTTATTTTTCTGTTCTAAAAAAAAGAACACTAGTATCAGTACGTATCACCGCATCCCCTCCTCCGACGCCTATGCAAGCCTTTCAAGACTCCCGTGCCCGCTATCTTTTTGAGGCGGTAACCTGTGGCTCCGTGCGCGCCGCAGCCGAAAAGCTGTCCATCGTGCCCTCGGCCGTCAGCCGCCAGATCAGCCTCTTGGAGGAGGAATTAGGCCTGGTCCTGCTGGAGCGCCACCGCACCGGCGTGGTGCCCACCGAGGCCGGCCAGCTCATCCTGGCCTACCACCGCCAGCAGACCGCCCACCAGCACGACATGCTGGCCAAGGTGGACGCGCTGCGCGGCCTGCACAGCGGCAGCGTGAGCGTGGTCAGCGGCGAAGGCTTTGCGCAGGAGCTGATGGAGGGGCCCATACGCCAGTTTCGCCAGCAGCACCCGGGGGTGAGCGTGTCGCTGGAGATTTACGGCACCACCGAAATCATGCGCCGCGTGCGCGAGGACGCGGCCGAGATCGGCCTGGTCTACTACCCGCCGGCCGACAGCCACATCACCGCACGCGGTACCGCGCGCCAGCCCATGCATGCCATCGTCCACCCCCAGCACCCGCTGGCCGATGTGCCCCAGACCACGCTGCAGGCGCTGACGCAGTGGCCCATCGCCCTGCTGCAAGGCGTGTACGGCATACGCCAGCTGGTGGAATACGCCGAGCAGGCGGACAAGATCCGCCTCTCCCCGGCCCTGACCAGCAATCTGATCAGCGTGCTCACCCGCTTTGTCACCACCGGCCAGGGCGTGAGCCTGCTGCCGCCCTGCGCCATCACCGCCGAGCTGGCCCAGGGCAGCGTGCGCGCCATCCCCGTGGACAACGCCGCCTTCCAGGACGCGGAGATGCAGCTCATCACCCGCACCGGGCGCTATCTGTCACCCGCTGCCAACCGTTTTTTGCAGTACTGCATGCAGGGGCTGCAGGCTTTTCACACCAAGCCGGCCGAGCAGGAATAGGCATTCAACAGGCCTGCAGAGCGCTCAGTCATTGCATAGAGCGCTCTGCTTTCAGGAGCCCAACAAGAAAAAACCAGCCTCCAGGGGCTGGTTTCGATGCGGCGCGCGCGGCGCTTCACGCCGCACGGGATGGGTCCATTCACTTCGCCATGCAGTCCGCTTGCGCCAGCGTGGGGTAATCGTTGTAGCCCGTGGCGTCGGGGCTGTAGATGGTGGCTGCGTTCAGCGCATTCAGCTCGGCGCCCTGCACCAGGCGCGCCGGCAGGTCAGGGTTGGCGATAAAGGCGCGGCCAAAGGCCACGGCATCGGCTGCACCGCTGGCCAGCACGGCCTCGGCCTGTGCGGCCGTGAAGCCGTCGTTGGCAATAAAGGTGCCATGGAAGGCCTTGCGCATATGCTGGCCAATGGGCAGCACGCCATCCACCAGCGACTCGCGCGAAAAGATAAAGCCCAGCTTGCGCGCGGCGATCTGCTCGGCCACATAGGTGAACAGCGCCACCGGATTGCTGTCGTGCATGCTGTGCGTGTTGCTCATGGGATTCAGGTGCACGCCGATGCGCTCGGCCGGCCATTCCTGGGCCAGGGCATCCAAGGTCTCCAGCAGAAAACGCGCACGGTTTTCCATGCTGCCGCCGTACTGGTCCATGCGCTGGTTGCTGCCGTCGTGCAGAAACTGGTCGAACAAATAGCCGTTGGCGGCATGCACTTCAATGAAGTCAAAGCCTGCTGCCTTGGCATTGCGTGCGGCCTGTACAAAGTCCTGCACGATGCCGGCGATCTCGGCCGTCTCCAGCGCGCGCGGCACGGCATAGGGGCGCTTGGGGCGCAGCACATTCACCTCGCCCTCAGCCGCAATGGCGCTGGGTGCCACGGGCAGTTGGCCATCCAGCAACTCGGGGTCGGAGATGCGGCCCACATGCCACAGCTGCAGCGCAATGCGGCCGCCTTCGGCGTGCACGGCCTCGGTCACACGCTTCCAGCCCGCGACCTGCTCGTCCGACCAGATGCCCGGCGTATGGGGATAACCCACGCCCATGGGCGTGACCGAGGTGGCCTCGGTCAGAATCAGGCCCGCAGCGGCGCGCTGGCGGTAATGCGCCACCTGCAAATCACCGGGTGCACGGCCCTGGAAGGCCCGCATGCGGGTCAGCGGGGCCATCACCACGCGGTTGGACAGAGTGATGGAGCCAATGTGAAAGGGCTTGGAGAATTGGGACATGGGAAGATGCGGACAGTGGACAAACAGCTTGAAGAAAACGGTCCGGCACGGGGTCGGGCCACAGATAAACGCCGTGAAATGTGAGGCATCACACGCTGCGGTCTGCTGCAGATAGTGACGGCGCAGCCGGCTTCAAGCCCCTGCCGGCACAGATTCCGCACCTCGGCTCTGCGCCAATGTGCAAGTTGTACGCTTATGGCTTTTGGTTTTCAGACAAAGGCCCTCTCTTGACCGACTCCACCCTGCCCGCTTGCCCCCAGTGCGGCCTGGACAACACCTATCCCGACGGTGAGCTGCTGATCTGCCCCGACTGCGCCCACGAGTGGTCGGCCCATGCCCCTGCCAGCGACGAAGACAGCGGCCCCCGCATCATCAAGGACGCCCATGGCACGCCACTGGCCGACGGCGACAGCGTGCTGCTGGTCAAGGACTTGAAGGTCAAGGGCAGCTCTACCGTCATCAAGAAAAGCACCAAGATCAAGGGCATACGCCTGGTGTATGACAACGGCGACCACGACGTGGACTGCAAGACCGAGCAAGGTCCGTTCATTCTCAAGTCGGAGTTTCTGAAAAAGGCCTGAGCGCCTGGGCCTGCTTACACGGCGGCCCACATACCCAAAGCGTATTTACATAGCTGTAAAGCTTTGTTGTCGGCAAGCCCCATGGCTTTGGATACTGCAAGTCCTCCACATAGAACCGGACTTGCACCATGCTCAAGCGCGACTTTCTCCGCACTTCCGCCGCCTTTTTACTCCCCGCAGCTGCCGGCACTTTCTCCTCCCTGAGCGGCGCTGCCACGGCCGCCTTGCCTACCACCCCATCGGTGATCCGCGTCGGCATTCGCGGCGGCATAGGCGAAGAGATCTGGGCCGAAGTGGCCAAGGCAGCCAAGGCCAAGGGCCTGGATGTGCAACTGGTGGTGTTGGGCGGTGCCGTCAGCCCCAATGAGGCGCTGAACAACGGCGACCTGGAGGCCAATGCCTTCCAGCACCTGCCCTTTCTGCAAGACCAGGTGCGCCAGCGCGGCTACCAGATCGTGTCGGCGGGCAACACGCTGATTGCGCCCATTGCCTTTTACTCCCGCAAGCACAAGTCGCTGAAAGCCCTGCCCGCCAAGGCACGCGTGGGCATTCCCAACGACCCCAGCAACCAGACGCGGGCGCTGGTGATCTTGCGCGACCACGGCCTGATTCAGCTGCGAGAGGGTTTCGATCCTTTCTCCAGCACGGCGGGCCTGGCCGACATCACGGCCAATCCGCGCCAGCTGCAGCTGGTGGAGGCGGCCTCCAATGTGCTGGCCCGCTCCATCCCTGATCTGGACGCCACGGCCGTCATCAACACCTTTGCCTACCAGGTGGGCCTGATCGCCACCCGCGACGGCATCGCCGTGGAAAGTCGCGAGCACAACCCCTACGTCAACATCATTGCGGTGCGCAGCAAGGACCAGGCTGCACCCTGGGTCAAGACGCTGGTGGACGCTTTTCAGACCGACGCCATACGCCGCTTCATCGAGACCCAATACCAAGGCACGCTGATTCCGGCGTTCTGATTCCCTGCATGACCCAATCCCCTCCTACGGTGCCTGGGGCACCGCATATTGTTTTTGACGGCGTGGCCAAGACCTATGCGGGCCGCAGCGGCCAGGTGCAAGCGCTGTCGGCCGTGGATTGCGAGATCCGCCACGGCGAGGTCTTCGGCATCATCGGCCGCAGCGGCGCCGGCAAGTCCACGCTGCTGCGCACCATCAACGCGCTGGAGCTGCCCACCCAGGGCCGGGTGCAGGTCCATGGCGTGGACCCGGCCCAGCTGGACGAAGACGCCCTGGTCGCGCTGCGCCGGCGCATTGGCATGATTTTTCAGCATTTCAATCTGCTGTCTGCCAAGACCGTGCGCGAGAACGTGGCCCTGCCGCTGCGCGTGGCCGGCGAGCGCCCTGCCATCATCAAGACCCGGGTGGACGCGCTGCTGCACCTGGTGGGCCTGGCCGACAAGGGCGATGTCTACCCCGCCCAGCTCTCCGGCGGACAAAAGCAGCGCGTGGGCATTGCCCGGGCACTGGTGCATGACCCCGAGGTGCTGCTGTGCGACGAGGCCACCAGCGCCCTGGACCCCGAGACCACGCAGTCGATTCTGGCCCTGCTGCGTGACATCAACCGCCAGCTCGGCCTGACCGTGGTGCTGATCACCCACGACATGGCGGTGATACGCGCCATCTGCGACCGCGTGCTGGTACTGGACCAGGGCCAGGTGCAGGAGATGGGCGAGGTCTGGCGCGTATTTGGCGCCCCCCAGGCCGCCGCCACCCGGGCGCTGTTGCAGCCGCTGCAGCAAGGCCTGCCCCCCGATCTGCAGGGTCAGTTGCAGCCGGCCCCCACAGGCCCGGCAGACCGCGCCGTATTCAGTCTGCGCTTTGCCGGCGAGCAACACCCGCAAGGCCTGCCGCTGCAGGCGCTGGCAGCCGTCCAGGCCAGGCTGCTGCACGGCGGGCTGGACCGTTTGCGCGGCCATCCGCTGGGACAGTTGCTGCTGTCCGTTCCCGCAGCTCCGCTGCCTTCGCTTGACCATCTGCGCCAATCCACCGGCGCCGACCACCTGGAGCTTTTGGGCTATGTCCGCGCCAATTGACAAATACCTGCAGGCCTTTGCCGAAACCCTGTTGATGGTCGCTGCCTCCTCGCTGATCGCCCTCAGCCTGGGCCTGGTGCTGGCCGTGGTGCTCACCGTCTCCGGGCCGCGGGGCCTCTACGCACGGCCCCGCTTTTACCGGGGGCTGTCGGTCACGGTGAACATCTTCCGCGCCATCCCCTTCATCATCTTGCTGGTGGCCTTGCTGCCGGTCACACGCAGCATTGTGGGCACCACACTGGGCACCTGGGCCGCCGTGGTGCCGCTGTCGGTGAACCTGATTCCCTTCTACGCCCGCATTGCCCAGGTCAGCCTGAACGATGTGGACCCCGGCCTGGTCGAGGCCGCCCGTGCCATGGGCTGCAAGCGCTGGCATATCGTGCGCCATGTTCTGCTGCCCGAAGCCCTGCCAGGCATCATCGGCGGCATGACGGTGAGCGTGATCGCCATGGTCAACGCCTCGGCCATGGCCGGCGCCGTGGGCGCCGGCGGCCTGGGCGATCTGGCCATTCGCTATGGCTACGAGCGCTACGAGACGCGGGTGATGTTCGAAGTCATCGTGATGCTGGTGGCCCTGGTGTCCATCGTGCAGTTCGCCGGAGAGTCGCTGGCGCGCAGGGTCAACCACCGCCGTTGAGCCTTGCCCCTCTTCTTATTCTGCTCAAAACCGCTTCAAACGCTGACACCATCAGCGCTGACAGCTCATCTATCCATAGCTTTCACCGCCTGCCCGCTGCGCAAGGGCGACGGCCACGGTATTTTTTATATATCTTTTGATTATTAAAAAGTAAATAAACATTTATTGTGTTTATATAAAAGCTTTTTTATAGTGGCCCTCACCCGCTCCATGGCGTGGCAGCAGGGCTTGCATTCCCACCGCAAGGTGGTGTGTGCACTGGCCACCAGCGCCATGGGCCAGCCCTGCTGGGGCGCCGCGCGGCCCTGCAGACAGCGCCGGACTGCACCAGGCCGCAACAGGTCACCACATCCTGGGCATGCCGATCTATGAACATCACCACCATCCACCATGTCCATTTCCACTTCCCGCCCCAGTCCCGGGAAGAGGTCCGATTTTTCTATGCCACGGTGCTGGGCGCCCAGGAGCGGCACAGCCCCGAGCGCAAGCAGCTGCTGCAGTTCGAGCTGGGCCAGCAGCTGCTGTGCTTCACCCCCCACAGCCAGGCGCCCCGGCATGGCGCTGCCCAGCATGTGGCCTTCAATGTGCAGGACATAGACGACCTCAAGCACCGCCTGCATGCCTTTGACCAGGTGTTTATCGCCAACCATTCCGCCCTGCAGACCCAGCAGGTCTATGTGAAAGACCCGGCTGGCAACCAGCTGGAGTTTCTTGAATACCCCGCCTGACCACGCTCTGCCGCGCACGACGCTTTCACCATGAACTTTCAGCAACTGCGCTCCATCCGCGAAGCCGCACGCCACAACTACAACCTGACCGAGGTCGCCGCGGCGCTCTTCACCTCCCAGCCCGCCATCAGCCGGCAAATCCGCGAGCTGGAAGAGGAGCTGGGCATAGAGATCTTCACCCGCGCCGGCAAGCGCCTGACCGGCCTGACCGCGCCCGGCCAGACCCTGCTGCCCATCGTGGAACGGCTGCTGCTGGAGGCCGGCAACCTCAAGAGCGCCAGCCGTGACTTCAAGGAAAAAGACAGCGGCGTTTTCTTTGTAGCTGCCACCCATTCCCAGGCCCGTTACGCCCTGCCCGCCGTGGTGCGGGACTTTCGCCAGATGTACCCCGGCGTCACCTTGCACCTGCGCCAGGGCTCGCCACAGCAGATTGCCGACATGCTGCTCACCGGCGCGGCCGATATCGGCGTGGCCACCGAGGCCCTAGCCGATTACGAGCAACTGGTCACCCTGCCCG comes from Comamonas sp. GB3 AK4-5 and encodes:
- a CDS encoding methionine ABC transporter permease, giving the protein MSAPIDKYLQAFAETLLMVAASSLIALSLGLVLAVVLTVSGPRGLYARPRFYRGLSVTVNIFRAIPFIILLVALLPVTRSIVGTTLGTWAAVVPLSVNLIPFYARIAQVSLNDVDPGLVEAARAMGCKRWHIVRHVLLPEALPGIIGGMTVSVIAMVNASAMAGAVGAGGLGDLAIRYGYERYETRVMFEVIVMLVALVSIVQFAGESLARRVNHRR
- a CDS encoding methionine ABC transporter ATP-binding protein → MTQSPPTVPGAPHIVFDGVAKTYAGRSGQVQALSAVDCEIRHGEVFGIIGRSGAGKSTLLRTINALELPTQGRVQVHGVDPAQLDEDALVALRRRIGMIFQHFNLLSAKTVRENVALPLRVAGERPAIIKTRVDALLHLVGLADKGDVYPAQLSGGQKQRVGIARALVHDPEVLLCDEATSALDPETTQSILALLRDINRQLGLTVVLITHDMAVIRAICDRVLVLDQGQVQEMGEVWRVFGAPQAAATRALLQPLQQGLPPDLQGQLQPAPTGPADRAVFSLRFAGEQHPQGLPLQALAAVQARLLHGGLDRLRGHPLGQLLLSVPAAPLPSLDHLRQSTGADHLELLGYVRAN
- a CDS encoding VOC family protein, with amino-acid sequence MNITTIHHVHFHFPPQSREEVRFFYATVLGAQERHSPERKQLLQFELGQQLLCFTPHSQAPRHGAAQHVAFNVQDIDDLKHRLHAFDQVFIANHSALQTQQVYVKDPAGNQLEFLEYPA
- a CDS encoding CysB family HTH-type transcriptional regulator; amino-acid sequence: MNFQQLRSIREAARHNYNLTEVAAALFTSQPAISRQIRELEEELGIEIFTRAGKRLTGLTAPGQTLLPIVERLLLEAGNLKSASRDFKEKDSGVFFVAATHSQARYALPAVVRDFRQMYPGVTLHLRQGSPQQIADMLLTGAADIGVATEALADYEQLVTLPGYRWSHSVIVPPGHPLLQQNQPVSLEDLAAHPIITYEHGFTGRAHIDEAFSREGLAPEIVLTAMDADVIKTYVELGMGIGIVASIAFDPERDRLLHAIDARHLFEVNLTRIALRRGIWLRDYAYRFIESFVPTLTPEVVREKLNEGLER
- a CDS encoding ATP-binding protein, whose product is MSRGTAKKSLRLRLVLGLSLTLCLLWGSIAAWMFGHMQSELRSMLDDRLIASSKTVASIVQQFQPAQTEAIHMANQSALTSVIGRDGVACEVSLVRSEVEILPLAKTHNSPNFTPLTQTGFGRIEKGGKIWRTYVLEENGIRIAMADRLDVREQLIQSFVYTLVLPFVLALLGGLLLTWWICTLGLEPLRRLQAELRQRPPQNATPIQTGRDTKELAPLVDSLNQLLGRMDAAIEHERRWTSDAAHELRTPLTAIKTHVQVAQLVLERGQACTQPAQAAQALTQASEGIDHLHATLEQLLQLARVETAESGAAPVTCGTGMAEAFDLACRQSQQRAAKSGLSAQLDTVVGSAITQGSPWTLPVAPALLTCAITNLTDNALRHHQGPAPVHALLDIEASTAANADSAAAPGDWELVVRVQDRGPGMSEQECAQALQRFWRKHTHTPGSGLGLTIVQRIAESAGGRLLLRPSPPGQATGLVVELRLPLRQNAA
- a CDS encoding MetQ/NlpA family ABC transporter substrate-binding protein, which translates into the protein MLKRDFLRTSAAFLLPAAAGTFSSLSGAATAALPTTPSVIRVGIRGGIGEEIWAEVAKAAKAKGLDVQLVVLGGAVSPNEALNNGDLEANAFQHLPFLQDQVRQRGYQIVSAGNTLIAPIAFYSRKHKSLKALPAKARVGIPNDPSNQTRALVILRDHGLIQLREGFDPFSSTAGLADITANPRQLQLVEAASNVLARSIPDLDATAVINTFAYQVGLIATRDGIAVESREHNPYVNIIAVRSKDQAAPWVKTLVDAFQTDAIRRFIETQYQGTLIPAF
- a CDS encoding LysR substrate-binding domain-containing protein, with the protein product MQAFQDSRARYLFEAVTCGSVRAAAEKLSIVPSAVSRQISLLEEELGLVLLERHRTGVVPTEAGQLILAYHRQQTAHQHDMLAKVDALRGLHSGSVSVVSGEGFAQELMEGPIRQFRQQHPGVSVSLEIYGTTEIMRRVREDAAEIGLVYYPPADSHITARGTARQPMHAIVHPQHPLADVPQTTLQALTQWPIALLQGVYGIRQLVEYAEQADKIRLSPALTSNLISVLTRFVTTGQGVSLLPPCAITAELAQGSVRAIPVDNAAFQDAEMQLITRTGRYLSPAANRFLQYCMQGLQAFHTKPAEQE
- a CDS encoding alkene reductase codes for the protein MSQFSKPFHIGSITLSNRVVMAPLTRMRAFQGRAPGDLQVAHYRQRAAAGLILTEATSVTPMGVGYPHTPGIWSDEQVAGWKRVTEAVHAEGGRIALQLWHVGRISDPELLDGQLPVAPSAIAAEGEVNVLRPKRPYAVPRALETAEIAGIVQDFVQAARNAKAAGFDFIEVHAANGYLFDQFLHDGSNQRMDQYGGSMENRARFLLETLDALAQEWPAERIGVHLNPMSNTHSMHDSNPVALFTYVAEQIAARKLGFIFSRESLVDGVLPIGQHMRKAFHGTFIANDGFTAAQAEAVLASGAADAVAFGRAFIANPDLPARLVQGAELNALNAATIYSPDATGYNDYPTLAQADCMAK
- a CDS encoding response regulator — translated: MHILIVEDSSLVASGIKAGLELHGFTCDIAASQSLAEQHLASCHFDACVLDLGLPDGDGLQLLRKWRAAGQDLPVLILTARGTMQDKVAGFQTGTDDYLTKPFDLQELVMRLHALLRRAGGRATDLVALGDCQVNASTGDVLCGGERVELSRREWALLSALLQSKGRVLSLAQLHDSLYGFDLEVGSNTVNVHVHHLRKKLGSDIIDTVRGVGFRLGARYCGPSA
- a CDS encoding DUF3100 domain-containing protein, whose translation is MTTAMRPSKAAMNMGSVVQIFALALVIAALSEWLGPLSISLGVGKVVLLPMIWALLIGLVLGLCAKRVPAPLRLSLHSQHLAAAILSSALFLFIAKLGLLVGGSLPQLAQVGWGLVLQELGNLVGCIMLGMPVALLLGIKREAVGATFSIGREPGLAIIGERFGMDSPEGRGVLAEYITGTLVGAIFISLLAGFVSSLNIFHPLALGMGAGVGSGSMTAAAVGAIAAQHPEMADQVATFAAAANLIATTVGTYLTLFISLPVAVYAYRVLEPILGSKRKAQVVEDAKAAAVPNASEAVVHAPVLGLGMRLASWLLVGAMVLIGNRIGYGVPMLAALPGVLIIILAVLVGDLIYVGTKRKLPAVCWISFIAMALTFPHTPYAAEVAALTGKVSFLAMITPMLTFAGLSLAKDIPAFRRLGWRIVVVSLLANAGVFLAATMIAQTFVHTL
- a CDS encoding M20 aminoacylase family protein; amino-acid sequence: MNTIQWPGQQELQAWRHDFHRHPETAFQEFRTSARVAELLSSFGLAVHTGLAGTGVVAVLQGLRGDGPSIGLRADMDALHVQERSGCAHASEHAGRMHACGHDGHTSMLLGAAKALAASPDFAGTVYFIFQPAEENEGGARAMIEDGLFTRFPMQAVYSMHNWPGLPVGTAAVHAGAVMAAFDIFDLTLTGKGCHGAMPHLGKDTLLAACQLVTHLPALIAREQEVHKPAVLSVTSFNAGDTYNVLPEQVKLRGTVRCFDMAQRARIEQRLRDAIAATCALHGLEAQLDYRVSYPATINHAQHAEVCAQVLNDVLGQGQVRRDMQPSMASEDFAFMAQACPGVYIWLGNGEDSASLHNPQYDFNDANLPLGMRYWVALVQALLRDGKLP
- a CDS encoding zinc ribbon domain-containing protein YjdM encodes the protein MCKLYAYGFWFSDKGPLLTDSTLPACPQCGLDNTYPDGELLICPDCAHEWSAHAPASDEDSGPRIIKDAHGTPLADGDSVLLVKDLKVKGSSTVIKKSTKIKGIRLVYDNGDHDVDCKTEQGPFILKSEFLKKA